The following proteins are co-located in the Colletotrichum lupini chromosome 4, complete sequence genome:
- a CDS encoding oxidoreductase family protein, with product MEPLNVLMVGTGEYTTGFVGGGASGSDKKVGVVGLTLFDLRRRGKVNQLGMVGVNGTKFPAIREHLHKNITQAYNGLDTSFDSYPANDKKDPDSYKTAIDALKAGDAITIFTPDTTHYPIALYAIERGIHVLLTKPAVKDLEHHQALIEAADKKGVYVFIEHHKRFDPAYSDARFKAQKLGDFNYFYSYMSQPKSQLETFKAWAGVDSDISYYLNSHHVDICDSMVTQQGFVPVKVSASASKGIATDLGCDPATEDTISVLVHWEKKGDPSKKATGVYTASWTAPQRAGVHSNQYFHYLAANGEIRVDQAKRGYDVADDSAGQLMWYNPFYMRYAPDEDGNFNGQTGYGYISLEKFVDGCRQVNSGQLKPKDLDAKGLPTLKNTIATTAILHAGRKSIDENREIKIEVNDGVWKLV from the exons ATGGAGCCTCTCAACGTCTTGATG GTTGGTACCGGAGAGTACACCACCGGCTTCGTCGGTGGCGGTGCCTCTGGTTCGGACAAGAAGGTGGGCGTCGTCGGCCTGACTCTCTTCGACCTGAGGAGAAGAGGCAAGGTCAACCAGCTGGGCATGGTTGGCGTCAACGGCACAAAGTTCCCCGCCATTA GGGAGCATCTCCACAAGAACATCACCCAGGCTTACAACGGCCTGGACACCTCCTTCGACTCATACCCCGCCAACGACAAGAAGGACCCCGACTCCTACAAGACGGCCATCGACGCCCTCAAGGCCGGCGACGCCATCACCATCTTCACCCCCGACACCACCCACTACCCCATCGCCCTCTACGCCATCGAGCGCGGCATCCACGTGCTCCTGACCAAGCCCGCCGTCAAGGACCTGGAGCACCACCAGGCCCTCATCGAGGCCGCCGACAAGAAGGGCGTCTACGTCTTCATCGAGCACCACAAGCGCTTCGACCCGGCCTACTCAGACGCCCGCTTCAAGGCCCAGAAGCTCGGCGACTTCAACTACTTTTACAGCTACATGTCCCAGCCCAAGTCCCAGCTCGAGACCTTCAAGGCCTGGGCCGGCGTCGACTCGGACATCTCTTACTACCTTAACAGCCACCACGTCGACATTTGCGACTCCATGGTCACCCAGCAAGGCTTCGTCCCCGTCAAGGTCTCCGCCTCGGCGTCAAAGGGCATCGCCACCGACCTCGGCTGCGACCCGGCCACCGAGGACACAATCTCCGTCCTCGTCCACTGGGAGAAGAAGGGCGACCCGTCCAAAAAGGCCACGGGCGTCTACACCGCCAGCTGGACCGCGCCCCAGCGCGCGGGCGTCCACTCGAACCAGTACTTCCACTACCTCGCCGCCAACGGCGAGATCCGCGTCGACCAGGCCAAGCGCGGCTACGACGTCGCCGACGACTCGGCGGGCCAGCTCATGTGGTACAACCCCTTTTACATGCGCTACGCGCCCGACGAGGACGGAAACTTCAACGGCCAGACGGGCTACGGCTACATCTCGCTCGAGAAGTTCGTCGACGGCTGCCGGCAGGTCAACTCTGGCCAGCTCAAGCCCAAGGATCTCGATGCCAAGGGTCTGCCTACCCTCAAGAACACCATCGCCACCACGGCTATCCTCCACGCTGGCAGGAAAAGTATCGACGAGAACCGTGAGATCAAGATTGAGGTCAACGACGGTGTCTGGAAGCTGGTGTAA